In one Niveibacterium umoris genomic region, the following are encoded:
- a CDS encoding TnsD family Tn7-like transposition protein encodes MKLPGFPIAQPGETFASVVARHLARSSTPKVRHLKLLGLRIASASSLIPHDLRPFVSILPPGHPWEGAPERIAQDHTLIPLFLHFAHPKRAADTLTTITAGASTNPEATLGITVTQSRNQLHAGKYCPDCFAQDLKTLGFPVFYRQHQPPFVRMCAAHARPLHSSCVRCQSTRKAVSMWQVAGRCGCSDPLLPPMFEIGHDALTAAGWLWLSQQVSAILAAPIPSEPTAAHLFAALRNGGFAAVRGGLNSAAMMQALFDHFGEPLLRELGAGCWCGSQPCKHRPGRMLTRSALDGRRIPNVLRMLLLTRLITHDVATLWKPIAVEHEQRMDKQPTGYGQRSSNGRTHLDARAISSALNCAEGKITVAAQRLGVHAYVLASDMRHHGIRLPLRPASAKRLGAERLATVRSALSQGMPKNEIARQFDVSEWSILLIELDKPELGTAHREATIARQREKHREALHSFFRSNPSKTRNDFATSHVGTYDWLREYDRNWLDSNLPAPIRNGHNETRGTRKEWHQLDQDAVLCIRDTVHEEMTKNDRPTRLTPTRLLSTAGALSVLSRNTQHHYPHAKAEAEKLAETRDQFRKRTIRWALHKYAVQRIPISINQLRRVARLPARQLIEQRDCVIEVAAELGLTFDGRCSLAPWNN; translated from the coding sequence ATGAAGCTACCGGGGTTCCCCATTGCGCAACCTGGGGAGACTTTCGCCTCGGTAGTCGCACGCCATCTCGCACGCAGCTCCACGCCGAAGGTACGCCACCTCAAATTGCTCGGGCTGCGCATCGCCTCGGCAAGTTCCCTGATACCTCATGACCTCCGACCCTTCGTGTCGATACTTCCTCCGGGGCATCCATGGGAGGGGGCGCCGGAGCGGATTGCCCAAGATCACACGCTCATTCCGCTCTTTCTGCACTTTGCCCATCCCAAACGTGCTGCCGATACCCTGACCACTATCACCGCTGGCGCCAGCACAAACCCTGAGGCGACACTGGGAATCACCGTCACTCAGTCACGAAACCAGCTGCATGCCGGCAAATACTGCCCGGACTGTTTCGCACAGGATCTCAAGACGTTAGGCTTCCCCGTGTTTTACCGTCAACACCAACCGCCATTCGTGCGAATGTGTGCGGCCCATGCTCGACCATTGCATTCAAGCTGCGTGCGCTGCCAAAGCACGCGCAAAGCCGTCAGCATGTGGCAGGTCGCTGGCCGCTGCGGATGTAGCGATCCGCTCCTCCCCCCTATGTTCGAGATAGGGCACGATGCCCTGACGGCAGCCGGCTGGCTTTGGTTGTCGCAGCAGGTCAGCGCCATCTTGGCTGCACCGATTCCAAGCGAACCCACTGCTGCCCATCTCTTCGCGGCGTTGAGGAACGGTGGTTTTGCGGCGGTGCGTGGCGGCCTCAATTCTGCCGCCATGATGCAAGCCTTATTCGATCACTTCGGCGAGCCACTTCTTCGGGAGCTTGGCGCTGGATGTTGGTGCGGGTCCCAACCCTGCAAACACCGTCCCGGAAGAATGCTGACACGTAGCGCGCTAGATGGCCGGCGCATTCCAAACGTCCTGCGCATGCTGCTGCTCACTCGACTGATAACGCATGACGTCGCGACACTCTGGAAACCGATAGCAGTTGAACACGAGCAAAGGATGGACAAACAGCCAACTGGTTACGGGCAGCGTAGCAGCAACGGACGGACTCATCTAGACGCGCGAGCCATCTCATCAGCACTCAACTGCGCTGAAGGGAAGATTACCGTCGCCGCCCAGCGCTTAGGGGTTCATGCCTATGTACTGGCATCTGATATGCGACATCACGGCATCCGCCTGCCATTGCGGCCGGCCAGTGCAAAGAGGCTCGGCGCTGAGCGCCTGGCCACCGTTCGCAGCGCATTGAGCCAGGGAATGCCCAAAAACGAAATTGCACGGCAGTTCGATGTTTCAGAGTGGTCAATTCTCCTGATAGAACTCGACAAACCGGAACTGGGAACTGCCCACCGCGAGGCCACCATCGCACGACAGCGAGAGAAGCATCGAGAAGCTCTCCACTCGTTTTTTCGTAGCAACCCAAGCAAGACCCGCAATGATTTCGCCACGAGCCATGTTGGCACTTACGACTGGCTACGTGAGTACGACCGAAATTGGCTTGATAGCAACCTCCCCGCCCCCATAAGGAATGGCCACAATGAAACTCGGGGAACACGCAAGGAATGGCACCAACTGGACCAAGACGCCGTTTTATGTATTCGGGACACTGTGCACGAGGAAATGACCAAAAATGATCGACCGACCCGACTGACGCCAACTCGCTTGTTGTCTACCGCTGGCGCCTTGAGTGTCTTGAGCCGAAACACTCAACATCACTACCCACATGCAAAGGCAGAAGCGGAGAAGTTAGCCGAAACCAGGGACCAGTTCCGCAAACGAACGATTCGCTGGGCGCTTCATAAGTATGCGGTGCAACGCATCCCAATCTCGATTAATCAGCTACGTCGGGTTGCGCGTTTACCTGCACGACAACTCATTGAACAACGCGACTGCGTCATTGAGGTAGCAGCCGAGCTGGGGCTGACTTTTGACGGTCGCTGCTCACTCGCCCCATGGAACAATTAG
- a CDS encoding TIGR04255 family protein gives MHPAITPVVSAPSRDSLLGSILPTRACHGGHRVGTRLTHAPVILTLCQVVFNDIPDWDVKFQSGLRSAVINAGYPLTWSEQIPAVGLLPAFSEDMAQGLRTQPQIMWRWLARSIDNCTAFVFSSNAVSMMTAAYGDYAGLKRRFGSVLRLVEQFLEPKAVVRTGLRYVNLMKFEGRPASEILASSVHGAADDPGSLGTPTQTHCEAVFQIAGGTLIARTVTRNGEFAIAAELMPLPVTLSEERIAGDLGHYALVDIDHFVQTNDSYEIARVLQRLDTSHDTASMAFESITTEEARTRWL, from the coding sequence GTGCATCCTGCGATCACGCCCGTAGTCAGCGCTCCCAGCAGAGATAGCCTCTTGGGAAGCATTCTGCCCACCCGAGCCTGCCATGGAGGACACCGAGTGGGCACTCGCCTAACGCATGCACCCGTCATCCTGACGCTATGCCAAGTGGTATTCAACGACATCCCAGACTGGGATGTGAAATTTCAAAGCGGATTGCGTTCGGCGGTCATCAATGCCGGCTATCCGCTGACTTGGTCCGAGCAGATTCCTGCAGTAGGGCTACTTCCCGCCTTTAGCGAGGATATGGCGCAAGGACTGCGGACTCAGCCCCAGATCATGTGGCGCTGGCTGGCGCGCTCTATCGACAACTGTACAGCGTTCGTTTTCAGCTCCAACGCAGTGTCAATGATGACCGCCGCGTACGGGGACTATGCAGGTCTGAAGCGCCGATTCGGTAGTGTCCTCAGGCTCGTGGAGCAATTCTTAGAACCTAAAGCGGTGGTCCGTACTGGGCTGCGTTACGTGAACCTCATGAAATTTGAAGGCAGGCCCGCAAGCGAGATTCTCGCTTCGAGCGTGCATGGCGCGGCCGACGATCCGGGTTCGCTCGGCACGCCGACGCAAACGCACTGTGAGGCGGTATTTCAGATTGCCGGCGGGACGCTGATCGCCCGAACGGTGACCCGGAACGGAGAATTCGCGATCGCGGCCGAACTGATGCCGCTGCCAGTGACGCTCAGCGAAGAGCGAATCGCTGGTGATCTGGGCCACTATGCCTTGGTCGACATTGACCATTTTGTGCAAACCAACGATTCGTACGAGATTGCACGGGTCCTGCAGCGGCTCGACACGTCGCATGATACGGCGAGCATGGCTTTCGAATCGATTACGACCGAGGAGGCAAGGACACGATGGCTGTAA
- a CDS encoding ATP-binding protein, with the protein MQSARPEIGPLYRSIGVPDIDDNPLLAHLRLPPDNDADAFLALGLQAKFNPAERELPTPVRRLRVNRLRRFFIPNLPAHRRALIGITSQMFDSYMARNPMTPEGQAILYGGPTSVPFRSTISFVAGHSGMGKSTLMDRILAYAGNQVCHHTRFRDANFPETQILWLRRNLPEHCTLGTLCSTFGDHTDHVLRTTLYGGIFSKHRGDRSLYLKEIRKIVTNHHVGMLVLDEFQNLSLMGVGAAKIIALLVNLRDELGLPIVVIGTYKALKLLEGTMSSARRLCEGGFFDLERPLSHEDEAWDLLCSAAWEYQWVRKPVEYSNEVAEALYDVCQGISGIMLSVLAAAQLAAMEDDGAETVDADLIRKVYLERMSPLHPAIRILQSGDSRLMDQFEDLYRNAYPTIDRSADELGADAPPCEAEASADSEAPPSSLTPDAKAKANSGKRPRQAPKPTSVLTDEQIRKLVMADSINDLLPLLDK; encoded by the coding sequence ATGCAATCAGCAAGACCTGAAATCGGCCCGCTCTACCGAAGCATCGGCGTCCCCGATATCGACGACAACCCGCTGCTCGCGCATTTGCGGCTGCCGCCCGATAACGACGCCGACGCATTCCTCGCTCTCGGGCTACAGGCCAAATTCAATCCCGCTGAGCGTGAATTGCCCACCCCCGTACGCCGTCTACGGGTTAATAGACTGCGGCGCTTTTTCATCCCGAACCTGCCAGCCCATCGCAGGGCGCTGATCGGCATTACCTCCCAGATGTTCGACAGCTACATGGCCCGCAATCCCATGACCCCCGAGGGACAAGCCATCCTGTATGGCGGGCCGACAAGCGTGCCATTTCGCTCGACAATATCCTTCGTAGCCGGGCATTCGGGAATGGGCAAATCAACCCTCATGGACCGAATCCTTGCCTACGCCGGCAATCAGGTGTGCCACCACACTAGATTTCGCGACGCAAACTTTCCGGAGACACAAATTCTCTGGCTACGACGCAATCTCCCCGAACACTGCACACTCGGCACCCTATGTTCCACCTTTGGTGACCACACCGACCACGTCCTACGCACAACGCTGTATGGAGGCATCTTCAGCAAGCATAGAGGTGACCGGAGCCTGTACCTCAAGGAAATCCGGAAAATTGTCACCAACCACCACGTTGGAATGCTGGTGCTCGACGAATTCCAGAATCTCTCGCTGATGGGTGTGGGAGCAGCAAAGATCATCGCCCTGCTGGTCAATCTGAGAGACGAACTTGGCCTTCCCATCGTGGTGATCGGCACGTACAAGGCGCTCAAGCTGCTTGAGGGAACGATGAGCTCGGCGCGACGGCTATGCGAAGGTGGCTTTTTCGATCTTGAGCGACCCTTGTCGCACGAGGACGAGGCCTGGGATCTGCTCTGCAGCGCCGCCTGGGAATACCAATGGGTACGCAAACCCGTCGAATACTCCAACGAGGTCGCTGAAGCCCTATACGACGTCTGCCAAGGCATTAGCGGCATCATGCTTTCGGTCCTGGCTGCCGCGCAACTCGCGGCGATGGAGGACGATGGCGCCGAAACCGTTGATGCCGACCTGATCCGCAAGGTGTACCTGGAACGAATGAGCCCCCTGCACCCGGCAATCCGCATTCTCCAGTCGGGAGACTCTCGCCTGATGGATCAGTTCGAAGATCTTTACCGGAACGCCTACCCGACCATCGACCGCAGCGCAGACGAGCTGGGCGCCGACGCCCCCCCCTGTGAAGCGGAGGCTTCGGCCGACTCGGAAGCGCCACCATCCTCCCTGACGCCGGATGCCAAAGCAAAGGCAAATTCTGGGAAACGCCCCCGGCAAGCGCCTAAACCCACCTCGGTATTGACCGACGAGCAGATCAGAAAACTCGTGATGGCCGACTCGATCAACGACCTTCTCCCCCTCCTCGACAAGTGA